Below is a window of Solirubrobacterales bacterium DNA.
CCGGCGGCGGTGGTCAAGCGGAACTTGCAGTCGTTCATGAGTCTGTTGCCATGCCAGTGCCGGAGTCGATCGACTGGCCAGCGGCCGGTGGATTCCCTGAAGTCTTTTTGACCGCCCACGACGCTGTCTTCACTCAGGGTGGATTGCGGCCGGGCGAGCGGCTACTGATCAACGGCGCGGCCGGCGGGGTCGGCACGGCGGCGGTTCAGCTGGCCAAGCGCACGGGCGCGCGCGTAGTGGCCAGCGTTCGCGACGAATCTGTCCACGACTCCGTTCGATCAATCGGCGCCGATCAAGTGATCCTCCCCGGCGCAGTCAAGGACCACGGTCCTTACGACGTCGTCCTGGAGCTCGTCGGCGGTCCGAATCTCGAAACCTCGATCTACTCGCTCGCCACGGGCGGTCGCATCGTCGTGATCGGCGTGGGGGCAGGCTTCAAAGCTGAAGTGAACTTGCTGGCGATCATGGGCAAGCGCGCGACGCTGCGCGGATCGACTTTGCGTGCGCGCCCGCTCGAAGAAAAGGCCCTGGCTTCGCGCTGTGTCGAGCGCGAGATCCTCCCGGGCCTGGCCGACGGCTCGATCGTCGTGCCGGTCATGGACACCTTTCCGCTCGCCGAAGTGGCCGCCGCTTATGACCGGTTCACGGCCGGCTCCAAGTTCGGCAAGATCGTGCTGCGCCTCAACTAGGCGCTATGCCGCCACGCAGTCACAGACTGACGGCGTCGCTCAATTGCTGCCAGCATTCGGCCGATACTCGCCGAGCATGCAAACTGCGATCTCGACAACGTCCAGAACCGCCTCGATCGGCCGCCGCTTCGCCGGGCAGGCGATCGACGACGTGTCTGTGATCGCGCTCGTAGTAGCGATGCTCTGGGCAATTTCAAAAGGCTTTGGGGTTGGCCTCGACGAGGAACTCACGCTCGCGCAGGCCGTTGTTGCGGCGTTCTTGTTGATCGCCGCATTTGCCTCGCCAGCACTGGTCGCAGCGTTCACCAACGGCCGAACGTTTGGCAAGCTCGTAGTCGGCACCCGTGTCGTAAGAATCGATGGCGAAAGGGTCGATCTGGCCTTTGCGTTTCGTCGTGAGTTCTGGAGTAAGCGCGTCGTCTGGGGATTCGCCTTTCGCGGCCTTGCAGACTGGAACACATTGCGTTCCGACCCGGATCGGCGGTCGGGTCACGATCGTGATTTGGGAACGGTCGTAGTCGACGTCTGAGCGCGCCGCCCGCCCGCGCCATTACTCTGACTCAATGGCCATAGTCGACCAGCTCCAAGATGACGTAAAGACCGCGATGAAGGCGCGCGAGACCGAGAAGGTCCAGGCGCTCCGTTTGATCGTGGCCGAGCTTCAGCGTGCCTCCAAAGACGGCAACGATGACGAGCTCGCGATTCTGCGCACCGCGCGCAAGAAGCGCGTTGAGGCTGCGAAGGCGTTTCGCGATGGCGGACGCGACGACGCGGCAGAGCAGGAAGAGTCCGAGGCCGCATTGATCGACCAGTACCTGCCAGCGCAAATGGACGACACTGCGCTCGACGCGGCAGTCGCCAGCACGATCGAACAGGTCGGCGCGACGGGCATGTCCGACATGGGCAAGGTCATGGGCGCAGTCATGGGCAAGGTCAACGGCGAGGCCGACGGCAATCGTGTCCAGGCATCCGTCAAGGCACATCTGTCCGGAGAGAAGAACGCTGGATGAGAACGACCATCGAGCTCGAGAACGACGTAGCGGCGGAGCTCGCCGGCACCCAGGATGCGGTGCTCAAGACCTTGGAAGATCACCTCGATTGCCGCGTGCACCTTCGCGGCAACATCCTCACACTTGAAGGCAGCGACGTTGACATCGACGCGGCGCGCGTCGTTGTTGACGAACTGGCTGGCTTGATCGAGCACGGCCACGAGATCGCGCCCGGAACGATCCAGGTTGTCGAAAGCGCGCTCGATCACCACAAGGATCCCGCTGCCGTGCTCGAAGACGTCGTCTGGCGGCACCGCGACAAGAAGGTTGCGCCCAAGACGGTCAACCAAAAGGAATATGTCGACGCGATTCGCTCCAAGACCGTGACCTTCGGTGTTGGCCCCGCCGGTACCGGAAAGACTTATCTCGCAATCGCGATGGCGGCGCAGGCGCTCTCCACGCGCCGCGTCTCGCGAATCATCCTCACGCGCCCGGCCGTTGAAGCCGGCGAGCGCCTTGGCTTCCTGCCCGGTGACCTGATGGCCAAGGTTGACCCGTACATGCGCCCGCTCTTCGATGCGCTCTACGACATGCTCGAGCCGGATCGCGTGAACGAGTTCCTTGAGAACGGCGCGATCGAAGTTGCGCCGCTGGCGTTCCTGCGCGGCCGGACCTTGAATGACTCCTTCGTGATTCTCGACGAGGCGCAGAACACCACGCCCGAGCAGATGAAGATGTTCCTCACGCGCCTTGGCTTTGGCTCGCAGATCGTCGTCACCGGCGA
It encodes the following:
- a CDS encoding zinc-binding dehydrogenase, with the protein product MLAATISDGSISAEEQPDPIAGAGELLVHVRAAGLNGGDILQRKGAYPPPPGYPIDIPGMEFAGEVVAVGEGVRRFVPGDRVMTITGGGGQAELAVVHESVAMPVPESIDWPAAGGFPEVFLTAHDAVFTQGGLRPGERLLINGAAGGVGTAAVQLAKRTGARVVASVRDESVHDSVRSIGADQVILPGAVKDHGPYDVVLELVGGPNLETSIYSLATGGRIVVIGVGAGFKAEVNLLAIMGKRATLRGSTLRARPLEEKALASRCVEREILPGLADGSIVVPVMDTFPLAEVAAAYDRFTAGSKFGKIVLRLN
- a CDS encoding RDD family protein, with the protein product MQTAISTTSRTASIGRRFAGQAIDDVSVIALVVAMLWAISKGFGVGLDEELTLAQAVVAAFLLIAAFASPALVAAFTNGRTFGKLVVGTRVVRIDGERVDLAFAFRREFWSKRVVWGFAFRGLADWNTLRSDPDRRSGHDRDLGTVVVDV
- a CDS encoding GatB/YqeY domain-containing protein; translation: MAIVDQLQDDVKTAMKARETEKVQALRLIVAELQRASKDGNDDELAILRTARKKRVEAAKAFRDGGRDDAAEQEESEAALIDQYLPAQMDDTALDAAVASTIEQVGATGMSDMGKVMGAVMGKVNGEADGNRVQASVKAHLSGEKNAG
- a CDS encoding PhoH family protein, with the translated sequence MRTTIELENDVAAELAGTQDAVLKTLEDHLDCRVHLRGNILTLEGSDVDIDAARVVVDELAGLIEHGHEIAPGTIQVVESALDHHKDPAAVLEDVVWRHRDKKVAPKTVNQKEYVDAIRSKTVTFGVGPAGTGKTYLAIAMAAQALSTRRVSRIILTRPAVEAGERLGFLPGDLMAKVDPYMRPLFDALYDMLEPDRVNEFLENGAIEVAPLAFLRGRTLNDSFVILDEAQNTTPEQMKMFLTRLGFGSQIVVTGDVTQIDLPRGDSSGLIEVGQILNEIDDIGFVRFDETDVVRHKLVQHIVSAYAEHSEQLEQQRKSRKKPRRRGTGDDDQDV